The Plantibacter sp. Leaf314 genome includes a window with the following:
- the mtrA gene encoding MtrAB system response regulator MtrA has translation MNARILVVDDDTALAEMIGIVLRTEGFEPSFCADGSGALQAFRDTKPDLVLLDLMLPGIDGIEVCRLIRQESGVPVIMLTAKSDTADVVKGLESGADDYMVKPFNPKELVARIRTRLRAPAADLAETLRIGDLTVDVAGHEVRRADGVIGLTPLEFDLLLALASKPQQVFTREMLLEQVWGYHYKADTRLVNVHVQRLRAKVEEDPDNPKIVMTVRGVGYRAGAVTG, from the coding sequence ATGAACGCACGCATCCTCGTCGTCGACGACGACACCGCACTCGCCGAGATGATCGGCATCGTCCTGCGCACCGAGGGTTTCGAACCGTCGTTCTGCGCGGACGGCAGCGGCGCGCTCCAGGCGTTCCGCGACACGAAGCCCGACCTCGTCCTGCTCGACCTCATGCTGCCCGGTATCGACGGGATCGAGGTCTGTCGCCTCATCCGGCAGGAGTCCGGCGTCCCCGTGATCATGCTGACCGCGAAGTCCGACACCGCGGACGTGGTCAAAGGCCTCGAATCAGGAGCCGACGACTACATGGTCAAGCCCTTCAACCCGAAGGAGCTCGTGGCCAGGATCCGCACGCGGTTGCGCGCCCCGGCCGCCGACCTCGCCGAGACGCTCCGCATCGGCGACCTCACCGTCGACGTCGCCGGCCACGAGGTCCGTCGGGCCGACGGGGTCATCGGCCTCACCCCGTTGGAGTTCGACCTCCTGCTCGCCCTCGCGAGCAAGCCGCAGCAGGTCTTCACCCGCGAGATGCTGCTCGAGCAGGTGTGGGGGTACCACTACAAGGCCGACACCCGGCTGGTGAACGTGCACGTGCAACGGCTCCGCGCCAAGGTCGAGGAAGACCCGGACAACCCCAAGATCGTCATGACGGTCCGCGGCGTCGGGTACCGCGCCGGCGCCGTCACCGGCTGA